AATGAAGGTCTGAGTGGCATATCAGAGGGCTCACTATAGTAGGTAATTTGGGGCTGTCTGGGTCTTAGAGTGGACTGAGAACACAGTTACCCAAGTCCAAGGCTGCACAACTGGTGCTCATGTAGGAGGCACAAAGAGGAGAAGGCATCCTGTGCTCCTTCTGTGATAGCGCCACCTGTCACACTAATGGAACAAGTGTCCTTACACGCTCCCTCACTCAGAGTTACAGAATGGAAGTGAATAAGCATGTTTAAATCGGTTTTACCTGTTATGgatagtgttttgttttctatttttagttttgtttgttgcGGTACAAATGGAGCTTCCAGTGTAATAATTTCTTTGacaaattaatatatttttaaaaacctgattGCTGCATGCATTAGtactattttgtattttatgtttgtCCTTCATTTAGATAATCAAATTAAATAGACGTCTACAACTTCTGGAAGAGGAGAATAAAGAACGTGCTAAAAGAGAAATGGTCATGTATTCAATTACGGTAGCATTCTGGCTGCTTAATAGCTGGCTGTGGTTTCGACGCTAGAGGTAACCTCAGCATTCACATATATTGTCTCAACACCTGGAAATATAAAGGATTTGCAAACTTCACTGTTTCTGTCTTTGCATTGTATGCCGTTTTTCTAGTCCAAGCCCTGAAAATGTATTTCTTCCAGAAAGCAGGCGAGGACCTGTGTCTATAAAGGCCTGTTGGTTGCTGGTCTGCATTCAGCCCTTTCTGCAGTGGCACCTACTCACTTTCCTTCTGCATGTTTTGTAAATAGGCTCtaggtttgttgtttttaaagaaaattagttTTTGGCCTCATCAGTCTGTAAGCTAATTCTCTAAACAGAAATGACAGTCATAAAGCGTGAGATTAGAAAACTATCTGTAAAAGTGTTTCGTCCTGTTTCTCAGATGATTAAACAGTTTCTTTGATAGATGTTTTTTGTATCTGCATCTCAACATTAATGCTTTTGAAGTCATAGTCTGGTGCAGGACTGAAGAAAAATCAAACCACCTAACTGTTCTTGATCACCTGTACAGATGGAGTTTAAACCTCCCAACAATTGAGCAGTTTATCTGTGTGCAATATGTTGTTCTGACTTTCCTCTTAGTTTTCTATAAAGTATGTTTTTACCAAGTCCATGTGTGAATgatttaaaaacctaaaaaataaGGTATAAATGTAGTGTACTTAATAAACTGTCAACCAAAGCAATGTCTATGGGAAAATTTATTTCATCATATGAATATCTTTACTGAGTCCTCCTGTCCTAGGAGCAGGTAGTGCATTAGTGACCTCTGGGTCACAAGAGCCTCCTGGGTTTCTCAGATCTCTACCCCAGGGCATGGCTTGCTGGCACTTGTGAATGGTTTgctaatttattatatttatgagaatgatttgggtttattttaaaacacaaaaacctTTATAAAAGTATGTATCCTGTTTTTTACTGTAGTATTTGCTTGTTAAATACACTAAATCTCATCAAACTAACCATGAGTAAAGCTAAGTTTTAGGAGCCTTTACTattcaaaagtatttttttcaaGAGCAGGTAGAATTCAGCTAGGAACATCGTTGCACATTATGAGTTATCTTTCGACAGAGTCTGAGGGAAGTCCTAAGATTCAGGTAGATTTCACATTGCTGTTCTTGCTTCTCTGTTAATCCAGGAGGAGGGTTCTGTCTTGCTCTTAGATTATGTGGCTTTGATAAATTAAATGTATAACGTCTTTTGCTGAGCAGGCATGGAAAAGATTTCACAAAAGGACTGGTGGAAGTAAAGGGAACTCCTGGGAGATTCATAAAGAAGTTGTCATTTTTCCTGATTACAAAGACCTGGACATTCTTAGATAGAATGTCCTACATTGGTTAAGCAAAATATGCTAATTACAGGGGTAGGGGCAGGGCATAGGAATGGGTATTAAGAACAAATCCAATCCTAGTCAGGATAATTAGGAAATACTTTGTAGATACTTAAGCAGAGATGGATTGAAATTTCAATAAgcagagaacaaaaaaagaatctGGGACCTGGATGACCAAAGATACTGTTAAGGCttatgaacattaaaaaaaaaaaaaaaactaagaagagCAGATACTACCACACTACTTCTGACATTTGCCTTTCTATTTCTGGAAATATTTTATAAGCATTTTCTGTTTTAAGGAATTGACAGATGAAGGGCAGCAGTGTGGGAATGAATAAAGCACATTAAATAATGCGGGCTGTAAACTGGTGTGGCTTAACGGATGAAGATGCTGTGGACAGTCCATGGGGCTGGAGTTTGAAAAACTGACTCGTGGAAGTTGTCTCTGACGTCCACAAGCGCTGTGGTGGcgcacacatatccacacacattaGCAAGGAACAttggaagccaggcagtggtggtgcacacctctagtCCCACTACtggggcggcagaggcaggcggagctctgaatttgaggccagcctggtctacagcgctagtccaggacagccaaggctacacagaagaaacccacccaccccacccccaaaacaaagaaaagaaagaaagaaacattggaTGTTACAGATGGGTGATTTCAGTGTTGGGTGAGAAAGATGCATGTCCCCATGTACATAGACAAGCATTGCTAGTTTGGATAACAGATCAAATACTGAATGCCTTCAAAAGATAACGTCAGGGCACCTGTGGGCTTTAGTGCAATTTGTAGCATCAGTTTCCATTAAGACTAAAGAGCGTAGAATAACCCGCCAGCTGTTTCCACCAGTGGTGTTACTGTCAAAGGCCATTCTTTTTGaacttaagtctttttttttaattgatggaGCAGAAGCATAGACTCTTTCCAGGGTGACAAGAAAAGTCAAAGTTGTATCTCAGATTTCCTTTGTCCTTAAGCGAAGTCTTGAGTGTTAATAGTTGTGTGGGAACGGGGAGGTTTAGGGAAAATGTGATGGCGCAGTTTGGGCTAGAAAAAGGCTTTCAGACTCTTGATGTCATTTATTTGGACAGTCATGATTGGTATTACATTTACCTTAAAGAGTTTTGTTGTCGTtctgtttttaagatttaaaatttttatgtgtctgagtgttttgcctgccatGTAAGTGAGTGCCTATGAGCctggtgcccagagaggccagaataGGGTACTGAATCCCCTGGGATTTGGATTAAAGACAGTTGGAAGTGACCATGTACACACTGGTAagtgaacccaagtcctctgcaagagcagcaagtgatcttaaATACCGAGACATCTGTCCAGAGTACGTCAAAAGAGACCTCTTcagatatatttatttgtatttgcctGTGCACAGTTGCCCTGGAGTCTAGAAAGATGTACTGGCTCCCTGGaaactggagttccaggccattgtgggtgctgggaaccacagtCCGATTCTCTGCAGGAACAGTGAGTGCTTACCCAAAGAGGCATCACTCCAGCCCACTTTGTAAATCATAGCCCAGTAAAATTGACAAGAAATTGAAATCAATTGCAGGACGGAAAACATTCagaaatttataatttttagttttctctgttcataatattttaatacaaTTTAAAGATCAGCATAAATAGAAACCAGCTTTTAAATGGCTGATTTTTTTCAAGCTATTACTGTAAATCATGACAAGATATAAACATAAGAAAATACAGTAAAATGAAGTGCCATGGGCCTGTTAGCTAAATACAGCATTGTTTTGTCACTTCAGATTGTGGggtaaagtattttaaaaacaggGCCTTCTCTCttaaacatataatacatattTCTTAACACTAAAACTATCAAAGTATCATCAGGTCTAACAATTGTTTTTCAACactcacaggaaaaaaagaaataaaaaagcttctCTATACTTCTTCCCAGTATCAACCACTTTTTCCCAGTGAGCTGTACTGCATGTACAGTTTGCTTTACATGTgaaaggtttgtttgttgtttttgttttcaacagaggagtttctccgtgtagccctggctgtcctggaacttgctttacagaccaggttagcctgaactcagagatccaccagcctctgcctcccgactGCTGGGATTCTGAtctgtgccaccatcacccagcttgATAagttgccctttttttttttttttttttttttaaagttgtatcAGAGATGATTCCAAAAACAACTTTTTGCACTAAGTTGTTTGTACTGGAACTCAGTGTTCCAGAAGATGCTTCATTATTGAAGTCACAAAAGCATGTATAAAATGCAATTTTCAAATTATTCAAAGTACTGATACTAGTTTATTACCCTTTCTACTATACAAATTGATTCCTTCGCCTAGAGACACCACACAGACAGCCAAGGAAACCAATGAGTATCTGACTGAGCCCAAACAGGAGCTCGAGGATTCCAACGAGCAGGAGACTCAGGAATACTGAGAAGTGGAAAATCCTGTGTCTGTCTTCTTCAGAGCCGGAGTTGGGTATTCTCCAGTTATTCCCAAGGTCATTGATGGTGGTGGTCTTTAACCCGGTGGGAGAAACACAAGTGTCATTGAAGAACCACAGCAAGTTGAAAGATTCAGGATCAAAGTTACtggggggagaagagaagggtTAATATGCCTACTAACAAAATAAAAGTCCCAGCACAGTAAAACTCAACAGAACCCATAGTTAAGATCCAGTTTTCTGAGCACATATGCATAGCCCTAATACTTAAAGTCCTTACGTATCACATATTGTATTGTTCTCCCTAGAACACCTGATCTTAAGATGAACCATGTAAGACCAATGTGCTCTCACGttaggaagaaaataaatattgagaGTGTCAGGTGTGGGAACCTGTCCATGCAGCCTTTCCACTTGCCAAAGGCagggaagcaaacacacacagctCAGTTTTCCACATAGATCTGCTCTGAGGCTAGATGGATGGTTTTTACTCATGACGTTTCAAATGACTTACTATCACCTAAAACAAGAATCTTTTTTAGTCCTCACACATCTATCTCGAGgtgatcttttttttctttttttggtttatcAGAATAAAATGGACTACTCTTAGGGAGTACACATTTCTGGATCCCAACAACTGACTTTGGACCGGAGAAAATAACAGTATTTGCAGCATATGGACATGATGCCATGGATTTGCCTGGACCACGGGATTGCCCTATTGTATTGGCCTCCCTGGATGTCTGAGTGATGCTGTCCTCACAAGTAGCCTTGTGCCCACCACATCTGTGGGCTGTTGTCATTGCTTGAGGGTTAAATGTGTGCAGTAGCGGTGGTTGGAAGTTTATTTTCCTTACTATTAAAGGAAAAGGATTTCTCTGAGTTTTAATTAGTTCACAGTAAAAATTGCTATGCAGATTttgagagattttcttttgttctttttctttctttcttttttttctaagtaatgGGGGAAAACAGTTGTTTAGTAAAGTATAAAAGTTAAATCTGGTGGCTTTCCCTAACTGAATGGCAAATTAAAGATAGCTAATGAACTgtgttgtctttctgtttttgaaaattatGCCTAAATTCACGCATAGAATTGTCTCAATGGACCATTTATATGTAACTTCCAATGTTACTACATGACTTAAATGTTTTTATTCctgtctataaatatatatataggatGACCACATGAATCTACTAGGTGCTGtttcttatgtttgtttatttttatttcagaagtTGAGAGGCTGGGGTGAATAAAGCCTGAGGACCAGGGTTtaaattcccagtacccatataaaaacccagcactggggaggcagaaacaagggAGCCCCTGAACTTAGCTGAGTTATCAGGCTCCAGGTGAGAGACTCTACCTTGGTGATcaaggagagaaactgaggaggacactgtcatcaaccCCTGACCTTATGCATTGGCCCACGTCTGCACATGTATCTATCCCACACCAGCAAACATTACAAATTATCTTTGGTTTGCAAATTTAGTAATTATGGACAGGTGggttggctcagcagtttagagcacaTGCTCCCCTCCCAGGGGACCCAAGTTCAGGTCTCAACACCCACcgagggcagctcacaactgccttgaCTCCCATTCTATGGGGATCCACCACCTGTGGCCGCCATAGATGCTACATTTACAGTACAAACATTAATAATTAAGGACTAGACAaatagctcaacagttaagagcttctgttgctcttgcagaggacctggattcagattTCAGCACCCACACGATGGCTGAAAaagcttgtaactccagttccagggtataatgccctcttctggcctccacaggtactgcacacacttgcatgcaggcaaaaccctcatgcataaatttaaactttttttaaaaaaactacagACTTGTAGAAACTAATGTTTTTTTGCTCACCCATTCCTGTTCCCCAAGTATTTAAACTAAGTTTAGATTCCCAGAACTTTTAAGAGACGCACATAGAACCATGAATGTTCACGAGAATGTTGAGATCAACTAGACCATTTAGAGGAGACCATACTCAAAGCATTCCGAACGTGGCAGCCCCTCCACTGTCCGATATGTTAGTACTAATGTACAGTTCTCTAAGAATGTATGACCCTGTAGTCAGAACAGGGGAAAGCCTAGCATGGTGTACCACAGCTGCAGCCGGGTGAGAGAGACGCTGTAACAAAGTGCCACTCACCTCAAGTTTCTCAATGAAAATTTACAACTAACGGTACTGTTGGCTTGTGTGTTACAAATGAGAGGTCCTGCCATGAGAGCCTGGAGTGAAACCAGCATGCAGTACACAGCACCAACGATGGTGATCACACTCAGGAGCGATGAAAGAAACATCTGGAAAACAAAGCAGGGACATTTGCACACATCATCGTATGTCCATCTGTTTCAGGTTAGACAGCAGCGGCGTGTGGCACTTCATTTAGTCAGTTACTGACTGCAGTTCTCCAGTCTGTggtcctagatttttttttttctttgttgtgtatgtATGAAGGGTGTGAACCAGAGGTTGGTGTTGGGTGTCTTCTTTATCACTCattctccaccttgtttttgagacaagtgtCTGTCGCTGAACCCGGAGCTCGACCATCGCACTAAGCTGGCTGGCCCTGGGCTCTGGCATCTGCCTTTCTGCCCCTGGAACACTGGGGTTATAGGGAGGTGCCACTGTGAGCcctagggatccaaactcagatcctcacgctTAGCTGTCGGACATGCCCTGACTTAGCTGCCATCTCCCTAGCTGTGTGTGCGGTAGGTCCTGAGTCTCCAGACTGCAGCTTAATTAGGTGAGGATTTATGAAAGGGGCAGAGATcaaagcctgccattgaattaCAGTTGccaaaagaaaaatctcaacttcTATATCCCTGGGTTGTCCCCACTCCTGGCCACTGATACCTGGTTCTTCCTTCCTAGTGTATATAGTTCTGACCACATTTAACCTCCACTAGATCTTAACCACCTAAATTTTGATTCCTGGGTTCTTGCCTCCCAACTCTTCCATCCATCTTTGGCTAATGCTGTAAGTGGTCAGTGGCTAGCGTCCTGAAGAAATCAATCAGCTGTAGATTCGAGAGCATGGCTGCTCAGTTCTGTGCTCTGAAGTGGGCATTTTGTTCTTGGAGCCCTTCCGAGGCAGGGTGGGATGAGTCAGCCTCCCTGGTCTCCACCCCAGGTGCTGGTGTCACTTGATTCTCCCAGTCCAGTGTGACAGCTAAAAGCTGTCTCAGCAGTGCCACATGTCCCTTTGGAGTCAGGGTGGAGGGTTTAAATCTGCTCATGGTTGAAAATACATGTTGGAGGGAAATCTTGTGCCTCTCATGAATCTGGGTCACACAAACAGATAAAGTGTGGAATTGGGCATAAGAAAGATGAAAATTAATGTTGAATGTATTTTTTCCCCAAAGAACAATTCCTGTGTTTCACAAAGTTGTCAGTGATGGTGATTATTTCAAAATCAAAAGTGAAATGAGAGAACACTTCTCCTGGCTCCTAGAGGGTTGTGTGCGGTGTGCTTCAGAG
Above is a window of Meriones unguiculatus strain TT.TT164.6M chromosome 15, Bangor_MerUng_6.1, whole genome shotgun sequence DNA encoding:
- the Tm4sf20 gene encoding transmembrane 4 L6 family member 20, with product MTCCEGWTSCNGFSLLILVVLGVVINCIPLGISLVEGDSASQNPISCYEWWFPGIIGAGLMVIPATTMSLAARKRACCNNKSGMFLSSLLSVITIVGAVYCMLVSLQALMAGPLICNTQANSTVSCKFSLRNLSNFDPESFNLLWFFNDTCVSPTGLKTTTINDLGNNWRIPNSGSEEDRHRIFHFSVFLSLLLVGILELLFGLSQILIGFLGCLCGVSRRRNQFV